In Zingiber officinale cultivar Zhangliang chromosome 11B, Zo_v1.1, whole genome shotgun sequence, a single window of DNA contains:
- the LOC122035267 gene encoding cinnamoyl-CoA reductase 1-like, giving the protein MDPAAEKKRVCVTGAGGFIASWLVKLLLSKGYIVHGTVQDPSDPKNAHLKELHPSATENLQLFKANLLDYESVASAIAGCEGVFHVASPVPYGRVPNPEKEIIEPAVTGTLNVLKACSEAKVKRVVVVSSYFAVGLSPDANDKILDEGAWSDAEYCRKTENWYGLSKTLAEREAVNYAEKHGLDVVTVCPVYVIGPLLQPTVNPSSLFFIHILKGTFSCLEDTSYYYVDVRDVADALFLVYEKPEASGRYLCGPYKMKLSEMVHKLRSLYPNYKYLEKFIEATSYTLRSEKLEKLGLRYRTLKESLIDSVECYQNAGLLDSA; this is encoded by the exons ATGGATCCGGCGGCGGAGAAGAAGAGGGTGTGCGTGACCGGAGCCGGAGGCTTCATCGCCTCCTGGCTGGTGAAGCTGCTGCTCTCCAAGGGATACATCGTCCACGGCACCGTTCAAGACCCGA GTGATCCAAAGAATGCCCATCTAAAAGAACTGCACCCCTCAGCCACAGAGAACCTTCAGTTGTTTAAGGCCAATTTGCTCGACTACGAGTCGGTTGCCTCTGCGATTGCAGGATGTGAAGGGGTGTTCCATGTTGCCAGCCCTGTCCCTTATGGCAGAGTGCCTAATCCAGAG AAAGAGATCATTGAGCCTGCTGTCACAGGCACTCTGAATGTTCTCAAGGCATGCTCTGAAGCAAAAGTTAAGCGAGTAGTAGTGGTTTCATCATATTTTGCAGTCGGACTGAGCCCAGATGCAAACGATAAGATCTTGGACGAGGGCGCATGGTCCGATGCTGAATATTGCCGGAAAACTGAG AATTGGTACGGTCTTTCAAAAACACTGGCAGAGCGTGAGGCAGTGAACTATGCCGAGAAGCATGGACTTGATGTTGTGACTGTTTGTCCAGTTTATGTTATCGGACCGTTGCTACAACCCACTGTGAATCCTAGCAGTTTGTTTTTTATCCATATTCTGAAAG GTACATTCAGCTGCTTGGAAGACACATCATACTATTATGTAGATGTTCGGGACGTAGCTGATGCACTATTTCTGGTCTATGAGAAACCAGAAGCGTCAGGGCGATATCTCTGTGGACCTTACAAAATGAAACTCTCTGAAATGGTACATAAGCTGAGGAGCTTATACCCAAACTACAAATATCTTGAAAA ATTCATAGAAGCAACGAGTTACACACTGCGTTCGGAGAAGCTGGAGAAGTTGGGGTTGAGATATAGAACACTGAAGGAGAGCCTCATTGATAGCGTTGAATGTTATCAAAATGCCGGTCTTTTGGACAGTGCTTAA
- the LOC122034342 gene encoding cell division cycle protein 27 homolog B-like encodes METLMVDRVQNSLRFFMHRNAIFLCERLCAEFPTEINLQLLATCYLQNGKAYCAYQILKGTSMPHSRYLFAMSCFQMNLLQEAEAALCPANEPNVEVPDGAAGHYLLGLIYRYMGRQALAIEHLMQALTLDPLLWAAYDELCVLGAIEEANDYFSDMAAQRIQQQYLSESSSLNSSNGSEFYNLSSNMAVTSVDSIPRQSKQLGNNTREIASLPLSVMIAKVPASNSGSSNFSQYITPPAATQLSGVAPPPLCRNVHVSFNVANNDVSTKLNNIAVQAPRRKVLDEGKLRKVSGRLFSDSVPRRSTRLSAEAIAVASSNATQVIGNGNGHTSTKFLGGFSSSSSSKVNAASSRSLTFRKGHSWISENFDEGRRSEAFDDSRMENMATTSSSTSMSGDSRYLEQGKAIGDLAQDSRLINGAQELLCLLRTLGEGYRLSCSYRCQEALDVYLKLSEKQFNTGWVLSQVGKIHFELVNYFEADHFFDLARRVSPSILESMDIYSTVLYHMKEEMKLSYLAKELLSVDRLSPQAWCALGNCYSLQKDHETALKNFQRAVQLDSRFVYAHTLCGHEYVELEDFENGIKCYQSALQIDQRHYNSWYGLGVVYLRQEKFKFAEHHLHKAYNINPRSSVLMCYLGMTQHALQRNEDALEMIERAISADKQNPLPVYQKAIILVSLECYDEALNELEQLKESAPHESCVYALMGKIYKRFEMHEKAMLCFGLALDLKPPAADVATIKAAMEKLYLPDEMDDTL; translated from the exons ATGGAAACCCTAATGGTGGATCGCGTCCAGAACAGCCTTCGCTTCTTCATGCACCGCAACGCCATCTTCCTCTGCGAGCGCCTCTGCGCCGAGTTCCCTACTGAG atcaatttgcagctcctggcaacttgttacttgcaaaatggaaaagcatattgtgcctaccaaatactcaaag GCACAAGCATGCCACATTCCCGCTACTTGTTTGCAATGTCATGTTTCCAGATGAATCTTCTACAAGAAGCTGAAGCAGCACTATGCCCAGCTAATGAACCAAATGTTGAG GTTCCAGATGGAGCAGCTGGTCATTACCTTCTTGGACTTATATATAG GTACATGGGCAGACAAGCCCTTGCTATTGAACACTTAATGCAGGCTTTGACTTTAGATCCTCTACTGTGGGCTGCGTATGATGAACTGTGTGTTCTGG GTGCCATAGAAGAGGCAAATGATTACTTTAGTGATATGGCTGCTCAACGCATTCAGCAGCAATATTTATCTGAGTCAAGTTCACTTAACTCAAGCAATGGCAGTGAATTCTATAACCTTTCTTCTAATATGGCAGTGACTTCTGTGGATTCAATTCCAAGGCAATCAAAGCAACTCGGAAACAATACAAGAGAGATAGCCTCTCTTCCACTAAGTGTAATGATTGCAAAAGTGCCGGCCAGTAACAGTGGGTCTTCAAATTTTTCACAATATATCACTCCTCCAGCAGCAACACAG CTCTCTGGAGTAGCTCCTCCACCTCTATGTCGTAATGTGCATGTCTCCTTCAATGTAGCCAACAATGATGTTTCTACAAAGTTGAATAATATAGCAGTTCAAGCACCTAGGAGGAAAGTGTTGGATGAGGGGAAACTACGAAAG GTTTCAGGGAGATTGTTTTCTGATTCTGTGCCAAGACGTAGTACAAGACTGTCAGCTGAAGCAATAGCTGTTGCGAGTTCAAATGCTACTCAAGTAATAGGAAATGGAAATGGTCACACTTCTACCAAGTTCCTTGGAGGAttttcttcatcatcatcatcaaaagtGAATGCAGCATCGTCACGCTCTTTGACATTTAGGAAAGGACATTCTTGGATCTCTGAAAATTTTGATGAAG GGAGACGATCAGAGGCTTTTGATGATTCCCGGATGGAGAATATGGCAACAACTTCCTCTTCTACATCAATGTCAGGTGATAGTAGATACCTTGAGCAGGGTAAGGCAATTGGAGACTTGGCACAAGATTCGAGATTGATTAATGGTGCTCAAGAACTGTTATGCTTACTGAGAACTCTTGGAGAAGGCTACCGGCTTTCCTGTTCATATAGGTGTCAG GAAGCACTGGATGTTTACCTGAAACTTTCAGAAAAGCAATTCAATACTGGATGGGTGCTATCCCAG GTTGGAAAAATTCATTTCGAACTGGTCAATTATTTTGAAGCAGATCACTTCTTTGATTTAGCACGCCGAGTGTCACCATCCATACTGGAGTCAATGGATATTTATTCAACAGTTCTTTAT CATATGAAGGAGGAAATGAAATTGAGTTACCTTGCTAAAGAGCTTCTATCAGTTGACAGATTATCTCCTCAAGCTTG GTGTGCATTGGGCAATTGCTATAGCTTGCAGAAAGATCATGAGACTGCACTGAAAAATTTCCAACGTGCAGTGCAACTCGACTCAAGATTTGTGTATGCTCACACTCTTTGTGGCCATGA GTATGTTGAGTTGGAGGATTTTGAGAATGGAATAAAATGCTACCAAAGTGCACTTCAAATAGACCAGAGGCATTATAATTCTTGGTATGGACTTGGAGTGGTATACCTACGGCAGGAGAAGTTTAAGTTCGCTGAACATCACCTCCATAAAGCTTACAATATAAATCCACGATCTTCAGTTCTCATGTGTTATCTTGGGATGACACAACATGCATTGCAG AGAAATGAAGATGCATTGGAAATGATCGAAAGGGCAATATCTGCTGACAAGCAGAATCCACTTCCTGTTTACCAGAAAGCCATTATACTAGTCAGTCTTGAATGCTATGATGAGGCCTTGAATGAGTTGGAGCAGCTTAAGGAGAGTGCACCTCATGAAAGTTGTGTGTATGCATTGATGGGTAAGATCTATAAACGATTTGAAATGCATGAAAAGGCAATGTTATGCTTTGGCCTTGCCTTGGATTTAAAGCCTCCTGCTGCTGATGTCGCCACCATTAAG GCTGCAATGGAGAAGCTATATCTTCCCGACGAAATGGATGACACTCTTTAA
- the LOC122035277 gene encoding cinnamoyl-CoA reductase 1-like, with protein MDPAAEKKRMCVTGAGGFIASWLVKLLLSKGYIVHGTVRDPSDPKNAHLKELHPTATDNLKLFKVDLLDYESVASAIAGCEGVFHVASPVPSTRVPNPETEVIEPAVTGTLNVLKACSEAKVKRVVVVSSIVAVVMSPDAKGKILDESAWSDAEYCRKTESWYCLSKTLAEREAMNYGEKHGLDVVSVCPSYVIGPLLQPTVNASSLFLINILNGTHSSMENRLFYLVDVRDVADALFLVYEKPEASGRHSCAPYEVKMPDLIDMLRSLYPNYKYPEKFTEAKSYRLRSEKLEKLGLRYRTMKESLIDTVECYRNAGLMDSA; from the exons ATGGATCCGGCGGCGGAGAAGAAGAGGATGTGCGTGACCGGAGCCGGAGGCTTCATCGCCTCCTGGCTGGTGAAGTTGCTGCTCTCCAAGGGATACATCGTCCACGGCACCGTCCGAGACCCGA GTGATCCCAAGAATGCTCATCTAAAGGAACTGCACCCCACAGCTACAGATAACCTTAAGTTGTTTAAGGTAGATCTGCTCGACTACGAGTCTGTTGCCTCGGCAATTGCAGGATGTGAAGGGGTGTTCCATGTTGCTAGCCCTGTCCCTTCTACCAGAGTGCCTAATCCAGAG ACAGAGGTCATTGAGCCTGCTGTTACAGGCACTTTGAATGTTCTCAAGGCATGTTCTGAGGCAAAAGTTAAGCGAGTGGTAGTGGTTTCATCAATTGTTGCAGTCGTAATGAGTCCAGATGCAAAGGGTAAGATCTTGGATGAGAGCGCATGGTCCGATGCTGAATATTGCCGGAAAACTGAG AGTTGGTACTGTCTTTCAAAAACACTAGCAGAGCGTGAGGCAATGAACTATGGCGAGAAGCATGGACTCGATGTTGTGTCTGTTTGTCCATCTTACGTCATTGGGCCGTTGCTCCAACCCACTGTGAATGCTAGCAGCTTGTTTCTCATCAATATTCTGAATG GTACACACAGCTCCATGGAAAACAGATTGTTCTATTTGGTGGATGTTCGGGATGTAGCTGATGCGCTATTTCTGGTCTACGAGAAACCAGAAGCATCAGGGCGACATAGCTGCGCACCTTATGAGGTGAAAATGCCTGATTTGATAGATATGCTAAGGAGCTTATACCCGAACTACAAATATCCTGAAAA ATTCACAGAAGCAAAGAGTTACAGACTGCGTTCAGAGAAGCTGGAGAAGTTGGGGTTGAGATATAGAACAATGAAGGAGAGCCTCATTGATACCGTTGAATGTTATCGAAATGCTGGTCTTATGGACAGTGCTTAA